The proteins below are encoded in one region of Macadamia integrifolia cultivar HAES 741 unplaced genomic scaffold, SCU_Mint_v3 scaffold1787, whole genome shotgun sequence:
- the LOC122064831 gene encoding phosphoenolpyruvate carboxylase 2, producing the protein MARNLEKLASIDAQLRLLVPAKVSEDDKLVEYDALLLDRFLDILQDLHGEDLRETVQDCYELSAEYEGKHEPKKLEELGNVLTSLDVGDSIVVAKSFSHMLNLANLAEEVQIAYRRRIKLKKGDFADENSAPTESDIEETFKKLVGQLKKSPQEVFDALKNQTVDLVFTAHPTQSVRRSLLQKHGRVRNCLAQLYAKDITPDDKLELDEALQREIQAAFRTDEIRRTPPTPQDEMRAGMSYFHETIWKGVPKFLRRVDTALKNIGINERVPYNAPLIRFSSWMGGDRDGNPRVTPEVTRDVCLLARMMAANLYFSQIEDLMFEMSMWRCSDELRVRADELHRSSRKDAKHYIEFWKQIPPSEPYRVILGDVRDKLYHTRERSRQLLSSGISDIPEEAAYTNVEQFLEPLELCYRSLCTCGDRPIADGSLLDFLRQVSTFGLSLVRLDIRQESDRHTDVIDAITKHLGIGSYREWSEEQRQEWLLSELNGKRPLFGPDLPKTEEIADVLDTFHVLAELPSDNFGAYIISMATAPSDVLAVELLQRECHVKQPLRVVPLFEKLADLEAAPAAVARLFSIDWYRNRINGKQEVMIGYSDSGKDAGRLSAAWQLYKAQEELIKVAKQYGVKLTMFHGRGGTVGRGGGPTHLAILSQPPETIHGSLRVTVQGEVIEQSFGEQHLCFRTLQRFTAATLEHGMHPPVSPKPEWRALMDEMAVVATEEYRSIVFQEPRFVEYFRLATPETEYGRMNIGSRPSKRKPSGGIESLRAIPWIFAWTQTRFHLPVWLGFGGAFKHVIQKDIRNLHMLQEMYNEWPFFRVTINLIEMVFAKGDPGIAALYDKLLVSEDLWSFGERLRTNYEETKQLLLQIAGHKDLLEGDPYLKQRLCLRDSYITTLNVCQAYTLKRIRDPNYLCKVRPHLSKEITESSKPAAELVKLNPTSEYAPGLEDTLILTMKGIAAGMQNTG; encoded by the exons atggCTCGAAACTTAGAGAAGTTAGCGTCGATCGATGCTCAGCTGAGGCTTTTGGTTCCTGCAAAGGTTTCTGAGGATGACAAGTTGGTCGAGTATGATGCCCTGCTATTGGATCGGTTTCTGGATATCCTGCAAGACTTGCATGGGGAAGATCTCAGGGAAACG GTTCAAGATTGTTATGAGCTTTCTGCTGAGTATGAAGGGAAGCATGAACCTAAGAAACTGGAGGAGCTTGGAAATGTGTTGACAAGTTTAGATGTGGGGGACTCTATTGTTGTTGCTAAATCTTTCTCCCACATGCTTAACTTGGCCAACTTGGCTGAGGAGGTTCAGATTGCTTACAGGAGAAGGATCAAGCTTAAAAAGGGGGATTTTGCTGATGAAAACTCGGCACCAACTGAATCAGACATTGAAGAAACATTCAAGAAACTTGTGGGTCAGTTAAAGAAGTCTCCACAAGAAGTTTTTGATGCTTTGAAGAATCAGACTGTGGATCTGGTCTTTACTGCACATCCTACTCAATCAGTTCGTAGATCTTTGCTCCAGAAGCATGGAAG GGTACGGAATTGTTTGGCACAGTTATATGCCAAAGACATAACTCCCGATGATAAACTAGAGCTTGACGAAGCTCTACAGAGAGAG ATTCAAGCTGCATTTCGTACAGATGAAATCCGGAGGACTCCTCCAACTCCTCAAGATGAGATGAGGGCAGGAATGAGTTACTTTCATGAGACAATCTGGAAGGGTGTCCCAAAATTCCTCCGTCGTGTTGACACAGCATTGAAGAACATAGGGATCAATGAACGTGTTCCTTATAATGCCCCGCTCATTAGGTTCTCTTCTTGGATGGGTGGGGATCGTGATG GGAACCCAAGGGTAACTCCTGAGGTTACGAGGGATGTATGCTTGTTGGCCAGAATGATGGCAGCTAACTTGTACTTTTCCCAGATTGAGGATCTTATGTTTGAG ATGTCTATGTGGCGTTGCAGTGATGAGCTTCGTGTACGTGCAGATGAACTACACAGGTCCTCAAGAAAAGATGCAAAGCACTATATAG agttttggaaacagattcctCCTAGTGAGCCCTATCGTGTTATTCTTGGGGATGTGAGGGATAAGTTGTATCATACACGTGAGCGGTCTCGTCAGTTATTATCCAGTGGAATCTCAGACATTCCTGAGGAAGCAGCTTACACTAATGTTGAACAG TTCTTAGAGCCTCTTGAGCTCTGTTACAGATCACTCTGCACTTGTGGTGATCGGCCAATTGCTGATGGAAGCCTTCTGGATTTCTTGCGTCAAGTTTCTACATTTGGGCTGTCACTTGTTAGGCTTGATATTAGGCAAGAGTCAGACAGGCATACTGATGTCATAGATGCCATCACAAAGCATCTGGGAATTGGGTCCTACCGGGAGTGGTCTGAAGAACAGCGCCAGGAATGGTTGCTATCTGAACTCAATGGCAAGCGCCCTTTGTTTGGGCCAGATCTTCCAAAAACTGAAGAAATCGCAGATGTGTTGGACACCTTCCATGTTTTAGCAGAACTTCCTTCAGACAATTTCGGGGCATACATTATCTCAATGGCAACAGCACCATCAGATGTGCTTGCTGTTGAGCTCCTACAGCGTGAATGTCATGTCAAGCAACCATTGAGGGTTGTCCCATTGTTTGAGAAGCTTGCAGATCTTGAGGCTGCTCCTGCTGCTGTGGCTCGTCTATTCTCAATAGATTGGTATAGGAACAGGATTAATGGGAAGCAAGAAGTCATGATTGGATACTCAGATTCTGGGAAGGATGCTGGACGTCTCTCCGCAGCTTGGCAACTGTACAAGGCTCAAGAGGAGCTTATAAAGGTTGCTAAGCAATATGGGGTGAAGCTAACAATGTTCCATGGCCGAGGTGGGACTGTTGGAAGAGGAGGTGGTCCAACTCATCTTGCCATTTTGTCACAACCACCAGAAACTATTCATGGGTCACTTCGAGTGACAGTGCAAGGTGAAGTAATTGAACAGTCTTTTGGTGAACAGCACCTGTGTTTTAGAACCCTTCAGCGTTTCACAGCTGCAACACTTGAGCATGGAATGCATCCCCCTGTCTCACCAAAGCCAGAATGGCGTGCTCTCATGGACGAGATGGCTGTTGTGGCTACAGAGGAATATCGTTCAATTGTATTCCAGGAGCCCCGATTTGTAGAATACTTCCGCCTT GCTACACCAGAAACAGAATATGGCCGGATGAACATTGGTAGCCGTCCATCAAAAAGGAAACCTAGTGGGGGCATTGAATCACTCCGTGCAATCCCATGGATCTTTGCATGGACCCAGACAAGATTTCATCTTCCAGTGTGGCTTGGGTTTGGTGGAGCTTTCAAGCACGTCATTCAGAAGGACATCAGGAATCTCCATATGCTTCAGGAGATGTACAATGAGTGGCCTTTCTTCAGAGTCACAATCAACTTGATTGAAATGGTTTTTGCCAAGGGAGACCCAGGCATCGCTGCTTTGTATGACAAACTCCTAGTGTCAGAGGATCTGTGGTCCTTCGGAGAGCGCTTGAGAACCAATTATGAAGAAACCAAGCAACTACTCCTCCAG ATTGCTGGACACAAGGATCTTCTCGAAGGGGATCCATACTTGAAGCAGCGACTCTGTCTTCGTGATTCATATATTACGACCCTAAATGTCTGCCAAGCGTACACACTGAAGCGGATCCGGGATCCCAACTATCTTTGTAAGGTGAGACCACACCTGTCAAAGGAGATCACAGAATCAAGCAAGCCAGCTGCGGAGCTGGTGAAGCTGAACCCGACAAGCGAGTATGCTCCCGGCCTGGAGGACACCCTCATCTTGACCATGAAGGGTATTGCTGCAGGCATGCAGAACACTGGTTGA